TCAGCTTGAGCCCATCTATCCTGTGAAAAACTTCAGAGATGAGTCTCTACTGCCCCCACCCCATGACGATACCCTGCCTCAAATGGAAGAAAAAGAGATGAAACAACTTCTTTCTGCAGGTGGTGCCATTCCGGAAGGAAAGAATCCTGCCCCGGATCTTGAGCAGAGAGTGAAGATTGCCGGTTTCGGAGGCCAGGGTGTATTATCTGCGGGAGTTCTTCTGGCAAATTATGCCATTGCCAGAGGTTATCAGGCAACCTGGTTACCCTCTTATGGTCCTGAAATGAGAGGTGGAAAAGCCAATGCCAGTGTGATTTTCTCAAGCAGGGCCATAGGCTCACCTGTAGTAGCTGTTCCCAATGTACTCATAGCCCTCAACACACCCTCACTCATCTCCTTCGAACCAGATGTTGAAAGGGGAGGCCTGATCATGGTTAATTCCACCCTGATCAGTGATAAAGTCAAAAGGGAGGATGTGGATGTCCTCTATATCCCGGCTTCAGAGATGGCAAAGGAGAGCGGAGTTATGGCCACAGCAAATGTGATTATGCTCACTATCTATCTCAAATATAAGGGCCTTGCAGATACGGAAATCCTGAAGAAAATTCTTCCCTTAAGTGTTAAGCGGAAAGATGCGGTAGCAGTGAATCTTAAAATGATGGAAAAAGCACTGACCTACTTCGAAGAGGAACTTACATGACGCCTCTTATTCTGGCAGTGAATCCAGGATCAACCTCTACCAAGGCAGCTCTCTTTCGTGGAGAAGAACTTCTGAAAGAGATTAACTGTCCTCATGCTGATGAGGAGATAAAAGCCTGCGGCGGATTATCCGGACAGATTGATCTCAGGAAAGACTCATTGAAATCACTACTCCATGAAATTGGTAATGAAAAACTTGATGTAGTAATCGGCAGAGGGGGATTGATGAAACCACTGGCCGGCGGAGTTTACAGAGTCAATAAAACCATGCTGGAAGATCTTGTGTCCTGTCGTTACGGAATACATGCCAGCAATCTGGGAGCTTCCCTGGCAGCAGAACTGGCGGCCCGATATGGAGTGGAAAACTGCCCGGCTTTTATTGCAGATCCTGTGGTTGTGGATGAGATGATTCCCGAAGCCCGGATTTCAGGAATAAAAGGGATGGAAAGACGGAGTATCTTCCATGCCCTTAATCAGAAATCCACCGGTAGGGCTGCTGCGGCTTCAATGGGCAAAGCCTATGAAGATGTAAACCTGATCATTGCCCATATGGGGGGAGGAATCTCTGTGGGAGCTCATCGAAAAGGGAGGGTTATCGATGTGAATAACGCCCTTGACGGCGAGGGCCCTTTCTCCCCGGAGCGGAGCGGAACTGTTCCCGCAGGGCAGCTGCTGGATCTTGTAGAAAAGGGAGTTCCTGTAGCAGAAATCCGCCGTCTCCTGACAGGATACGGCGGCCTGGCCTCTCTCAATGGAAATAAAGACTTCAGAATCCTTGAAGAAGACCACAAAAAAGGGATAAAAGAATCCTCAACCATACACAAGGCTCTTGTGCTGCAGATCTCCCAGGAGATCTGCAGCCATGGAGCGACTCTCGAAGGTCATATTGATGGGATTGTTCTTACAGGCGGACTTGCAAACAGCAGTCTGTTAGTTGAAGATATAATAAGAAGAATAGGATTTCTTGGCAAAGTGATTGTCATTCCAGGTGAAAGAGAAATGCAGTCATTGGCTGAAAGTGCCTATGCTGCCCTACTGGGAAAAAGAGAGATAAGGGAGTATTCCTGATGTTACTGGATGAAATACTGGCTCGCCCTGAGGGAGCAAAAAGAAGGGTGGCTCTGGTTAAGGCAGAGCATGATGAATCGCTTCTCACGGTAAAACAGGCTCTGGCAGAAGAGATTGCTGACTTTGTTCTAATCGGGAATGCTGATGCAATCAGAGAAAAATGTGAAGTACTTGATGTCCCTCTGAGTAATTGTGAAATTTTGGATATTTCGGATGATCAGGAAGCTGCTGAAAAAGGAGCCGCTCTTGCAGCCGAAGGCTCTGTGGATGTTCTGATGAAAGGGATAATCCATAGTTCTGTTTTCACAAGGGCATTATTGAATAAGGAACTGGGACTTGTCCCACCCGGAGGACTTATAAGCCATTTCGGAATATTTGAACTTCCAGGGCTGCCCGGAGCACTGGGAATAACAGATTCAGCACTGAATATAGCACCCGATCTGGAGCAGAAAAAGATAATACTTGAAAATGCCCTGAATATGATGCACCGCCTCACCCCCCGTCTTCTGCAGACAGCATGTATTGCTCCTGTAGAAAAAGTAAATCCAAAGATCCCTGCAACTGTGGATGCCGCTGCCCTGGCGGCAATGGAATGGGAGGGTGCTCATGTAGAAGGCCCCTTAGCCCTGGATGTTGCCCTGTCCGCAGAAGCTGCAGATCTAAAGGGGATTGAGAGTGATGTTGCAGGTCAGCCTGACTTGCTCTTATTTCCCGATCTCAACAGTGCCAATGCTGTGTATAAGGCTTTTGCCTTTATGCCCGGCAGCCGTCATGCAGGAGTCCTGGCGGGACTGAGCCTCCCTGTGATACTCACATCCCGCTCGGACCCCGAAGAAGTCCGCTCACTGTCCCTGAAACTGGCCATAGCTGCCTCGGGAGTCACAGAACTCTAATAACGGTTGTAAACATCCTCGGCAAAGCCCAGAAGATTCTCTAAAACCAGCTCGGTCCCGTCATCCAGTATCACAGTTCCTGAAAAATACCCGAAGACCTGATGCTGAACGGAGCGAATCAACAATAGATTCACTGCTGAGCTTCTATCAAGAAGAGGCTTGAAATCAAGTTTCAGCCTACCCAGATTGTCTGATAGAAACCAGGGTTTTGTATAGTCTGAAGAGTCATAATGAAATTCAACATCTTCCAGTTTATGGGCAACTCCATCATAGAAAAGAGTATTCTCTGTTGCGGGAGTCCTGTCTGTAAATCCGTAGCCCAGATTGAACCCGAAACTATGCCCTTTTTGCATACCACCGGCAGAGCTCCAGAACCATCTGTTTACATAGGTCCAGGCCCCCCGGCCCCAGTCCAGACCACCCATATCACTGTCACGGTTCAGCTCAAATATCTCAGTCCCTGCCTTGAATGAACCGGAAGCTCTCATGCAGTTTATTTTCCTGTTGTAATAGAAACGGCGGGGGTTTTCCTTCCAGGAAGTGGCAATATTAATGCTCTCCATTTCAGGCGGCTGATCCAGGAATATATCTCCTGACAGTCCGTTTCCTCCACCGGGGATTTCCATTCCTGGTACTGAAAATATAATTCTGCGACTCCCCTTTTTAAATTCATAGCGGATGGAAAGAACCTTATCGGAGAATTCAATGACTTCATCTCCCAGATCTCCACCGGGGGCATGCTTTGTAAGTTTTCCACGTGTCAGAGGGGCTATTGTATCCGCCTGGTAAAATTCACCCCTCTCAAAATCCAGATAACAGACTGCCATAAGTCCCGCATACCCAAGATCACTGATAGTAAAGGTAACTCCTTTCTTCAGATCCGGAGAGAGAACATAGTAATAGTCCCACTCCTTCTTTCCCAGAACTCCTGCTTTAATTTTTGTCCTGTCATAGCTCCACAGAGGCTTCCGGCTCCAACCGGGCTTAACAAGGCACCCCTTTTTATCCAGCAGTTCAACAGAAGATGTAATTTCAGTCTGCAATCCCATTTTCAGCCTCCTTTCGTCTCAGGTTAAGGTTATTAAATTTCAGGATAACGAATCCTATGAAGAGAAATACAAGGATGACCATCAGCATCAAAAGAAGATACTCCCGGGTACTCTGATTAATAAAATCCATAAAGAAATAGCGGAAATCCCCGGTCAGAGCTCCTTCGATGCTTGCAAAGAGAGCATAACAAAGAGGATAAATCAGCCAGTATAAAAGATGCTTTTTTCTGTATGTTCCATACTCCTGGGACAGAATCCAGTCCAGAAGAAAGAGGAGGGGAGTGATCGTATGGTTGATAGTTGTGATAAGCAGGTCGATACCTTCAGGATGCCATCCGGGGGCTAGAAGGATATTATAAACAAGGCCGGTTATGGTGATATACATCAGGACTCCACCCTGTACTGCGGGCTTCATGGGTTTCGACCGGCCCAATACTTCAATCCCCAGGTATAGACAGACTATCAGATTGCTCTGAACAGTAAAATAGAGAAAGACATTACTTCCCATATCCCCGTTCAGAGAAAGAAATATCCTGCTGAATGTTCCACCCAGAGCGATAATAAAAGCTGTAATTCGGATTATAAACTGAAGTCTGCTTTTCAACATATTGATTACTCCCGGTGAACAGATGCTGACTGATAACAGAATAACATAAGGACAGTCAGGACGCCAGTTTATTGTCTGATAAGGTTTGTTAATAACACTTGTCAAAGAGAGTACTCAGGGATACACTGCCTTCACTATGCAGAATACAATTGATATGGAATGTGAAGATTTTGAAGACATTATTTTTGATGCTCTTCAATTGGAGGGAGAAGACCTGTCAGGCAGGACATTTATTGACTGTAGTTTTCAGAACTGCCGTCTTTCA
This genomic window from Oceanispirochaeta sp. M1 contains:
- the buk gene encoding butyrate kinase, translated to MTPLILAVNPGSTSTKAALFRGEELLKEINCPHADEEIKACGGLSGQIDLRKDSLKSLLHEIGNEKLDVVIGRGGLMKPLAGGVYRVNKTMLEDLVSCRYGIHASNLGASLAAELAARYGVENCPAFIADPVVVDEMIPEARISGIKGMERRSIFHALNQKSTGRAAAASMGKAYEDVNLIIAHMGGGISVGAHRKGRVIDVNNALDGEGPFSPERSGTVPAGQLLDLVEKGVPVAEIRRLLTGYGGLASLNGNKDFRILEEDHKKGIKESSTIHKALVLQISQEICSHGATLEGHIDGIVLTGGLANSSLLVEDIIRRIGFLGKVIVIPGEREMQSLAESAYAALLGKREIREYS
- a CDS encoding phosphate acyltransferase, encoding MLLDEILARPEGAKRRVALVKAEHDESLLTVKQALAEEIADFVLIGNADAIREKCEVLDVPLSNCEILDISDDQEAAEKGAALAAEGSVDVLMKGIIHSSVFTRALLNKELGLVPPGGLISHFGIFELPGLPGALGITDSALNIAPDLEQKKIILENALNMMHRLTPRLLQTACIAPVEKVNPKIPATVDAAALAAMEWEGAHVEGPLALDVALSAEAADLKGIESDVAGQPDLLLFPDLNSANAVYKAFAFMPGSRHAGVLAGLSLPVILTSRSDPEEVRSLSLKLAIAASGVTEL
- a CDS encoding DUF2804 domain-containing protein, whose protein sequence is MGLQTEITSSVELLDKKGCLVKPGWSRKPLWSYDRTKIKAGVLGKKEWDYYYVLSPDLKKGVTFTISDLGYAGLMAVCYLDFERGEFYQADTIAPLTRGKLTKHAPGGDLGDEVIEFSDKVLSIRYEFKKGSRRIIFSVPGMEIPGGGNGLSGDIFLDQPPEMESINIATSWKENPRRFYYNRKINCMRASGSFKAGTEIFELNRDSDMGGLDWGRGAWTYVNRWFWSSAGGMQKGHSFGFNLGYGFTDRTPATENTLFYDGVAHKLEDVEFHYDSSDYTKPWFLSDNLGRLKLDFKPLLDRSSAVNLLLIRSVQHQVFGYFSGTVILDDGTELVLENLLGFAEDVYNRY
- a CDS encoding Pr6Pr family membrane protein, producing MLKSRLQFIIRITAFIIALGGTFSRIFLSLNGDMGSNVFLYFTVQSNLIVCLYLGIEVLGRSKPMKPAVQGGVLMYITITGLVYNILLAPGWHPEGIDLLITTINHTITPLLFLLDWILSQEYGTYRKKHLLYWLIYPLCYALFASIEGALTGDFRYFFMDFINQSTREYLLLMLMVILVFLFIGFVILKFNNLNLRRKEAENGIAD